The following proteins are encoded in a genomic region of Brachypodium distachyon strain Bd21 chromosome 1, Brachypodium_distachyon_v3.0, whole genome shotgun sequence:
- the LOC112268522 gene encoding aquaporin SIP2-1 produces the protein MSPAPPSSGRIRPWLVVGDLVLAALWVSVGALVKLFVYSVLGLGGRPEAEAAKVALSVVYMFLFAWLESVTGGASYNPLTALAGALASRGGLALYLFTVFVRIPAQVLGAVLGVTVIQEAFPKVGKGAVLSVGVHHGALVEGLATLMVVMMSVTLKKKEMNGFFMKTWISSIWKNTIHILSSHITGGIMNPASAFAWAYARGDHTTFDHLLVYWLAPLQATLLGVWVVTFLTKPKKIKDNKKDQ, from the exons ATGTCTCCGGCTCCCCCGTCGAGCGGCCGCATCCGGCCGTGGCTGGTCGTTGGCGACCTGGTCCTGGCGGCGCTATGGGTGAGCGTGGGCGCGCTGGTTAAGCTGTTTGTGTACAGCGTGCTCGGCCTCGGCGGGCGCCCGGAGGCTGAAGCCGCCAAGGTTGCGCTCTCCGTCGTCTACATGTTCCTCTTCGCCTGGCTCGAATCCGTCACCGGCGGCGCCTCCTACAACCCGCTTACCGCCCTCGCCGGCGCACTGGCCTCCCGTGGTGGCCTCGCCCTCTACCTCTTCACCGTCTTCGTACGGATCCCTGCTCAG GTGCTTGGGGCGGTTCTTGGAGTGACGGTCATCCAGGAAGCTTTTCCTAAAGTAGGTAAAGGAGCTGTCTTAAGCGTCGGTGTTCATCATGGAGCGTTAGTTGAAGGACTGGCAACTCTTATGGTTGTCATGATGTCAGTGACACTTAAGAAGAAAGAGATGAATGGGTTCTTTATGAAGACATGGATCTCAAGCATTTGGAAAAATACGATTCATATCCTTAGCTCGCATATAACTGGAGGGATCATGAACCCCGCATCT GCTTTTGCTTGGGCTTATGCTCGAGGAGATCACACCACATTTGACCACCTATTGGTATATTGGCTTGCACCCCTCCAAGCAACATTGCTAGGAGTATGGGTAGTTACCTTCTTAACTAAACCCAAGAAGATCAAGGACAACAAGAAGGATCAATAG